From Spirosoma aerolatum, one genomic window encodes:
- a CDS encoding toxin-antitoxin system YwqK family antitoxin, whose protein sequence is MNTFYLILLIGLTWLPVHVLAQVDSVQYRSNSAILRVHPEYDEEIVYFGKHNQYFTVKVFRKNGVLFRMDTYNLLPKTLSNGFQLDSLSRIIHHGTTKIMYPSGKVYVSCEYKDGALHGPFMAFYEDGSVKRREYYRFGRLSKSKCYAPDGTEQRCEPFYQSAKFLGDPKDLQAYLTKNLEKVVDGDRIRRVTATLSINEIGQVVRVGVAVSTSPYAEQQVQAVGSYVQQVIRNMPEWTPDKLNWKPAINDGVATASTCTMSVFRLSGVIRCYISYQL, encoded by the coding sequence ATGAACACCTTCTATTTAATACTATTGATTGGCTTGACGTGGCTGCCAGTGCATGTTCTGGCGCAGGTCGATTCGGTGCAGTATAGATCTAATTCGGCCATTCTGCGGGTGCATCCTGAATATGACGAGGAAATTGTGTATTTCGGGAAGCATAATCAGTATTTTACCGTAAAGGTCTTCCGGAAGAATGGTGTACTGTTTCGGATGGATACCTACAATCTATTGCCTAAAACACTTTCAAATGGTTTTCAGCTGGATAGCTTGAGTCGAATTATTCATCACGGGACCACCAAAATTATGTACCCGTCGGGAAAGGTGTATGTAAGCTGTGAATACAAAGACGGGGCACTGCACGGGCCGTTTATGGCGTTTTATGAGGATGGCTCCGTCAAACGTCGGGAATATTATCGATTTGGCCGCTTGTCGAAAAGCAAATGTTATGCTCCCGATGGGACCGAACAACGTTGTGAGCCATTTTATCAGTCAGCTAAATTTTTGGGCGATCCTAAAGATCTACAGGCCTATTTGACCAAAAATCTGGAAAAAGTTGTGGATGGTGATCGAATCCGGCGGGTAACCGCTACGCTCTCGATCAATGAAATAGGGCAGGTGGTTCGGGTAGGGGTGGCTGTGAGTACATCCCCTTATGCTGAGCAGCAGGTTCAGGCAGTAGGAAGTTATGTGCAGCAGGTAATCCGAAACATGCCCGAGTGGACACCCGATAAATTGAACTGGAAGCCCGCCATCAACGACGGAGTGGCCACCGCTTCTACCTGTACGATGTCGGTGTTTCGTTTATCAGGAGTGATTCGGTGCTACATATCCTATCAGTTGTAG
- a CDS encoding alpha/beta fold hydrolase has product MKFETEPGFYIAADVYGDPANPPVLLLHGGGQTRHSWGDTAQWLADAGFYALALDARGHGDSDWSAEGHYGIEYLAADLRAVIAQLDQKPAIVGASMGGMTALIAEGERPPGSASICKAVVLVDIAPRTEQKGIERIFAFMSSNLDGFASLDEAAEAVAAYLPHRPRPADHSRLEKNLRLRKSPTGEWRYYWHWDPNMLALWKQNSSPDQKTQNEERLYQAAHKLTVPTLIVRGGMSDVVSEKIMAEFLDSVPHVQSVNVAEAGHMVAGDSNHAFTKAVVNFLKSESVNE; this is encoded by the coding sequence ATGAAATTCGAAACCGAACCTGGCTTTTACATCGCGGCTGATGTATATGGAGACCCAGCGAATCCACCCGTTTTGCTCCTTCATGGCGGTGGACAGACCCGGCACTCCTGGGGCGACACGGCTCAATGGCTGGCCGATGCAGGTTTCTATGCCCTTGCACTCGACGCACGGGGTCACGGTGACAGCGACTGGTCGGCAGAGGGACACTATGGTATTGAGTATCTGGCGGCTGACCTGCGGGCTGTCATTGCTCAGCTCGATCAAAAACCGGCTATCGTTGGAGCCTCTATGGGTGGCATGACTGCCCTGATTGCCGAAGGCGAACGTCCGCCCGGTAGTGCATCCATCTGCAAAGCGGTTGTCCTTGTCGATATTGCCCCACGCACGGAGCAGAAGGGTATTGAGCGAATCTTTGCGTTTATGAGTAGTAACCTTGACGGCTTTGCCAGCCTGGATGAAGCTGCCGAAGCCGTAGCGGCTTACCTCCCCCATCGGCCCCGCCCTGCCGATCATAGCCGTTTGGAGAAAAACCTGCGTTTACGCAAAAGCCCGACTGGCGAATGGCGTTACTACTGGCACTGGGACCCAAACATGCTGGCCCTCTGGAAGCAAAACTCAAGCCCTGATCAAAAAACGCAGAACGAAGAACGCCTATACCAGGCTGCTCATAAGCTCACTGTTCCCACACTCATCGTCCGAGGTGGTATGAGCGATGTAGTGAGCGAAAAAATAATGGCCGAATTTCTGGATTCTGTACCGCACGTTCAGAGTGTCAACGTTGCCGAAGCGGGTCATATGGTCGCTGGCGACTCAAATCATGCCTTCACGAAGGCAGTTGTAAATTTTTTAAAGAGCGAAAGCGTGAATGAGTGA
- a CDS encoding secondary thiamine-phosphate synthase enzyme YjbQ, translating into MSVFQQTIHLPAYSRGFHLITRIIEREFVALQSIRMGILHVFIQHTSASLTINENADPTVRGDFERFFNKAVPENEPYYQHDYEGSDDMPAHLKAAMLGHSVTIPITNGRLNLGTWQGIYLGEHRNDGGRRTLVLTAWGE; encoded by the coding sequence ATGTCCGTTTTTCAGCAAACTATTCACCTCCCAGCCTACTCACGTGGTTTTCATCTGATAACCCGAATTATTGAACGGGAATTTGTCGCCCTGCAATCAATTCGGATGGGCATTCTGCATGTATTTATTCAGCATACATCGGCCAGCCTGACTATCAACGAAAATGCTGACCCAACGGTTCGAGGTGATTTCGAGCGATTCTTTAACAAAGCAGTCCCGGAGAATGAACCATACTACCAACACGATTACGAAGGTTCCGATGATATGCCTGCCCACCTGAAAGCGGCTATGCTTGGGCACTCGGTCACGATTCCGATTACCAACGGACGGCTAAATCTGGGCACATGGCAGGGAATTTATCTAGGTGAACACCGTAACGATGGAGGCCGCCGAACGCTGGTGCTGACCGCCTGGGGCGAATAA
- a CDS encoding MFS transporter, giving the protein MSKNIPRILTAWTFYDWANSVHSLVIVSSIFPVYFSATALNETGGPVINFLGISIKNSVLFSYTISAAFLFTALLSPICTAVADYSGRKKAFMKVFCYTGAISCSLLYFFVRETTTFAVICFWLSLIGWSGSIVFYNSYLPDIASEDQYDRVSARGFSMGYLGSVLLMILNLLVILKREWFGNISEAMASRIAFLTVGLWWIGFAQIPFSRLPDGTRKAVGKTGNYLLNGFKELRHVWAELQGLPLAKRFLVSFFVYNMAVQTVMYVATIFGSDELKLPGQSLIITILLIQLVAIPGAYGFSRLSERIGNTYSLMTAVVIWIGICAAAYFVQTESQFFILAGVVGLVMGGIQSLSRSTYSKLIPATTDTASYFSFYDVTEKTSIVFGTLVYGLIEQLTGSMRNSVLALLVLFVVGFMLLWRIPSQKIYHAHLETEEVL; this is encoded by the coding sequence ATGTCTAAAAATATCCCCCGTATCCTCACTGCCTGGACGTTTTACGACTGGGCCAATTCAGTGCATTCGCTGGTCATCGTATCCAGTATTTTTCCAGTTTATTTCTCAGCAACGGCGCTCAACGAAACAGGTGGCCCGGTGATTAATTTTCTGGGTATCTCTATCAAAAACTCGGTCCTTTTTTCCTACACCATCTCGGCCGCTTTTCTGTTTACGGCACTCCTTTCACCTATCTGCACCGCCGTTGCCGATTATAGCGGGCGAAAAAAAGCATTCATGAAAGTGTTTTGCTATACAGGAGCCATCAGCTGCAGCCTTTTGTATTTTTTTGTTCGGGAAACCACTACGTTTGCCGTTATCTGCTTCTGGCTCAGCCTGATTGGCTGGAGTGGCAGTATTGTGTTCTATAATTCCTACCTGCCCGATATTGCCAGTGAAGACCAATATGACCGGGTCAGCGCCCGTGGTTTTTCGATGGGGTATCTGGGCAGCGTACTGCTGATGATTTTAAACCTGCTGGTCATCCTGAAACGCGAGTGGTTTGGTAATATTTCCGAAGCGATGGCTTCCCGGATCGCCTTCCTGACGGTTGGCTTGTGGTGGATCGGCTTTGCTCAGATCCCGTTCAGCCGATTGCCCGATGGAACCCGAAAAGCCGTTGGAAAAACTGGAAATTACCTGCTAAATGGCTTTAAAGAACTACGCCATGTATGGGCCGAACTCCAGGGATTACCGTTAGCTAAACGCTTCCTCGTATCGTTTTTTGTGTATAACATGGCTGTTCAGACCGTCATGTACGTAGCGACGATTTTCGGGAGCGACGAGCTGAAATTACCCGGTCAAAGCCTGATTATTACCATTCTGCTCATTCAGTTGGTTGCCATTCCGGGCGCTTACGGCTTTTCGCGGCTTTCCGAACGAATCGGAAACACCTACTCCCTCATGACCGCCGTTGTCATCTGGATTGGGATTTGCGCGGCCGCCTATTTCGTTCAGACTGAATCGCAGTTTTTTATTCTGGCGGGTGTTGTTGGACTAGTGATGGGTGGAATTCAGTCACTATCACGGTCAACCTATTCCAAACTCATCCCGGCCACTACCGATACCGCTTCGTATTTCAGTTTCTACGACGTGACAGAGAAAACCTCTATCGTATTTGGTACGCTGGTGTATGGACTGATCGAGCAGCTAACGGGTAGTATGCGAAACAGCGTATTGGCGCTGCTGGTGCTGTTTGTGGTTGGGTTTATGCTTTTGTGGCGGATTCCATCACAAAAAATTTACCATGCCCATTTGGAAACAGAAGAAGTTTTGTAA
- a CDS encoding helix-turn-helix domain-containing protein: MQHLEFEPPEALRDTIKCFWYNQRDFGEQLSGFKVVPDGYAEIIFHFGSGCSISSNGHLQPLASPFMVGLLNQPAVFYAKNRLEILAIRCFPWTVFDLLGLPAGKDGVRMFEHPIAQLHPSLAALIHAGKVMNALDQLTQFFLNTRMAIATDRMVAKAGSAMRAANGTLPVSQVAEAAHATVRTLERKFKQSSGYAVKDVSGLIRFEQVRNQLWLDPEVNLAGLAYELGYTDQSHLSREFKRYSGTTPAAFARKARQDKQAVNGDFVAFIQA, translated from the coding sequence ATGCAACACCTGGAATTTGAACCACCCGAAGCGCTACGGGATACCATAAAGTGCTTTTGGTACAATCAACGAGACTTTGGCGAGCAACTGTCGGGGTTCAAGGTCGTACCAGATGGCTATGCTGAAATCATCTTTCACTTCGGAAGCGGCTGTAGTATTTCGAGCAATGGGCACTTGCAGCCCTTGGCGTCACCGTTTATGGTGGGGCTGCTCAATCAGCCTGCTGTTTTCTACGCAAAAAATCGGTTGGAAATCCTGGCAATCCGGTGCTTTCCCTGGACTGTGTTTGATTTACTTGGCCTGCCTGCTGGTAAAGATGGCGTACGAATGTTTGAGCACCCTATTGCTCAGCTTCACCCATCGCTGGCAGCGTTGATTCACGCTGGCAAGGTCATGAATGCGTTGGATCAGCTAACGCAGTTTTTTCTGAATACCCGAATGGCAATTGCTACTGATCGTATGGTTGCCAAAGCGGGATCAGCGATGCGAGCGGCCAACGGCACGCTACCAGTGAGTCAGGTGGCCGAAGCAGCACATGCAACCGTTCGGACGTTGGAACGGAAGTTCAAACAATCATCGGGCTATGCAGTCAAAGACGTGTCGGGGCTTATTCGTTTCGAGCAGGTCCGCAATCAGTTATGGCTCGATCCAGAAGTTAACCTGGCTGGTCTAGCCTATGAGCTGGGGTATACGGACCAATCTCATTTAAGCCGTGAATTCAAACGCTATAGTGGAACGACCCCAGCAGCTTTCGCCCGAAAAGCCCGGCAAGACAAACAAGCTGTAAACGGTGATTTTGTCGCGTTTATACAAGCCTGA
- a CDS encoding pirin family protein, which produces MDTQTQAQIFLSDQRGCSQLDFFRSYHSFNFGSYSAESREPFGTIQVLNDDALMAGHSVCMQLERNTDVVILPLVGGLEYKSDAGNGFLDAGQVLILSLAASMKYEICNPYETETINYLAIWLINPSGRSRSGSQIYSFDFQTKNSLLPLFDVAASNSFNDSSFRAFIGRYGGRQEGIYPLYSDQHDVRATGVYVFVLNGAFEVQNRLLHERDGLALLDIRHGEVAFEALSNDAMLLLLEVPLTESSYN; this is translated from the coding sequence ATGGATACACAAACGCAAGCCCAAATCTTTTTATCGGATCAGCGCGGTTGCTCCCAACTGGATTTCTTCAGGAGTTATCATAGCTTCAACTTTGGTAGCTACAGCGCTGAAAGTCGAGAACCATTTGGCACCATACAGGTCCTGAACGATGATGCATTGATGGCCGGGCACAGCGTCTGTATGCAGCTTGAACGTAACACAGACGTAGTAATCCTCCCATTGGTTGGTGGTCTCGAATACAAAAGTGATGCAGGTAATGGGTTTCTGGATGCTGGTCAGGTGCTGATTCTTTCGCTGGCTGCGAGTATGAAATACGAAATCTGCAATCCATACGAAACCGAAACGATCAACTATCTGGCGATCTGGCTCATCAATCCCTCGGGCAGATCAAGATCGGGATCGCAAATCTATTCATTTGATTTTCAGACAAAGAATAGCCTACTTCCCCTCTTCGACGTTGCCGCCAGTAACTCGTTCAACGATTCTTCTTTCCGGGCTTTTATTGGTCGGTATGGCGGCCGACAAGAAGGCATCTACCCGCTTTATTCAGATCAGCATGACGTTCGGGCAACGGGCGTGTATGTGTTTGTATTAAATGGAGCCTTCGAAGTACAAAACCGACTCCTGCATGAACGCGATGGCCTTGCCCTATTGGATATTCGCCATGGCGAAGTAGCGTTTGAAGCCTTATCAAACGACGCTATGCTTCTCTTACTGGAAGTACCACTGACTGAATCAAGCTACAACTGA
- a CDS encoding thioredoxin domain-containing protein, producing MPNQLQYETSPYLLQHANNPVDWYPWGDEALTKALEEDKPILVSIGYSACHWCHVMERESFEKESVAQVMNEHFVCIKVDREERPDVDAIYMDAVQAMGVQGGWPLNVFLMPGAKPFYGVTYLPTRNWVNLLDSIRQAFQDHREDLSKSAEGFATELNLTDAERYGLKQADPLFSPELLEILYRKVAVKADDEKGGMRRAPKFPMPSVWRFLLRYYDATGNEAALHQVRLTLDRMALGGIYDQLGGGFARYSTDGDWFAPHFEKMLYDNGQLLALYAEAYSLTKSPLYRHVVYQTISFAQRELLSPEGGFYSALDADSEGMEGKFYTFTTPELKELLGDEYDWFAELYNLTDAGNWEHGRNILHRTETDESFAERMDWSLPDLELRLAATHTRLWRIREERIRPGLDDKILASWNGLMLKGLATAYRVFAEPEFLTLAIRLAFFLLKKMRDTRNGRLWHTYKLGRARQAGFLEDYAAVIDGLLALYQATFTESWLMEADQLMQYVLANFSDAGTAETEPDPMFFFTDKNGEELIARRKELFDNVIPSSNSMMVENLYTLSLLLERPAYVERADQMLGRVQPLVQQNADYLTNWASQFAMRTRPTAEIAVVGPDAEVYREALDAEFYPNKVICGTVDKSTLPLLEQRGSINGNTAVYVCYNRACQLPVTSVAAVWQLLR from the coding sequence ATGCCTAACCAACTGCAATACGAAACTAGCCCTTATTTGCTTCAACATGCCAACAATCCGGTCGATTGGTATCCATGGGGTGATGAAGCGCTTACCAAAGCCCTGGAAGAAGATAAACCAATTCTGGTCAGTATTGGGTATTCGGCCTGCCATTGGTGCCATGTGATGGAGCGCGAGTCGTTTGAAAAAGAGTCGGTGGCGCAAGTGATGAACGAGCATTTTGTCTGCATTAAAGTGGATCGGGAAGAGCGTCCGGATGTCGATGCCATTTATATGGATGCCGTGCAGGCAATGGGCGTACAGGGAGGCTGGCCACTCAATGTTTTTCTGATGCCCGGTGCCAAACCCTTCTACGGAGTTACATATCTGCCAACCCGAAACTGGGTCAATCTGCTGGATAGCATTCGACAGGCGTTTCAGGACCATCGGGAGGATCTGTCCAAATCGGCCGAAGGCTTTGCTACCGAACTGAATTTAACCGATGCCGAGCGGTATGGATTGAAACAGGCCGATCCGCTTTTTTCTCCTGAGCTGCTGGAAATCCTATACCGGAAAGTCGCTGTCAAGGCCGATGATGAGAAAGGCGGGATGCGTCGGGCCCCCAAGTTTCCAATGCCCAGTGTCTGGCGATTTTTGCTGCGCTATTACGATGCTACTGGCAACGAGGCCGCTTTGCATCAGGTACGGTTAACCCTCGATCGAATGGCGCTGGGTGGCATATACGACCAGCTTGGCGGTGGATTTGCCCGGTATTCGACGGATGGCGATTGGTTTGCTCCGCACTTTGAAAAAATGTTGTACGACAATGGGCAACTGCTGGCGTTGTATGCTGAAGCCTATAGCCTGACCAAAAGCCCGCTCTATAGACATGTTGTCTATCAGACTATCAGTTTTGCGCAGCGTGAACTTCTGAGCCCAGAAGGTGGCTTCTATTCGGCTCTGGATGCCGATAGCGAAGGGATGGAAGGTAAATTTTACACCTTTACGACACCCGAATTAAAAGAGTTACTGGGCGACGAGTATGACTGGTTTGCAGAATTGTATAACCTGACCGATGCCGGAAACTGGGAGCACGGTCGTAACATACTTCACCGGACCGAAACCGACGAATCGTTTGCGGAGCGAATGGATTGGTCGCTGCCCGATCTGGAATTACGACTGGCGGCCACCCACACCCGCTTATGGCGGATACGTGAAGAACGGATACGGCCCGGCCTGGACGATAAAATTCTGGCATCGTGGAATGGCCTGATGCTGAAGGGGCTGGCGACTGCTTACCGGGTTTTTGCCGAACCGGAGTTCTTGACCCTGGCGATCCGGCTGGCGTTTTTTCTGCTCAAAAAAATGCGGGACACTCGAAACGGTCGACTATGGCATACCTATAAACTAGGCCGTGCCCGGCAGGCAGGTTTTCTGGAAGACTATGCTGCCGTTATCGATGGATTACTGGCACTTTATCAGGCCACATTCACCGAAAGCTGGCTAATGGAAGCGGATCAATTGATGCAGTATGTACTGGCGAATTTTTCGGATGCCGGTACTGCCGAAACGGAGCCCGATCCTATGTTTTTCTTTACCGATAAAAATGGCGAAGAACTCATTGCCCGGCGTAAGGAGCTGTTCGATAATGTGATTCCTTCCTCGAATTCGATGATGGTCGAAAATCTTTATACCTTGAGCCTATTGCTGGAACGACCAGCTTATGTCGAGCGGGCCGACCAGATGCTGGGAAGAGTGCAGCCTTTAGTACAGCAAAACGCCGATTACCTTACTAATTGGGCTTCTCAATTTGCCATGCGTACCCGACCTACGGCTGAAATTGCCGTGGTTGGCCCAGATGCCGAAGTCTATCGGGAAGCGCTAGATGCTGAATTTTATCCCAACAAAGTGATTTGTGGTACCGTCGATAAAAGTACCTTGCCTTTGCTGGAGCAGCGGGGCTCTATCAACGGAAACACAGCTGTGTATGTCTGCTATAACCGAGCTTGTCAATTGCCCGTTACCAGCGTAGCTGCCGTATGGCAACTTTTACGGTGA
- a CDS encoding T9SS type A sorting domain-containing protein, with protein MRLPFGFFLIVFWLTAQARLMAQQLCADRLTFTPVSQSNLIEWSKFPDFSLPFPIIYGGPRFADTQASPLRHGFSHLVDVKDSEYGSLVKPPQRATVYYGVATGLNQPWETIESPWGNDLTAYRAKWDAYLSGLSGGRKNAAGLYILPVSRLALDIERFQETDARILRLKTDTRVPATYRTLSDADFIAAYKKAMRNLYAESARYVRQHADLTGISVTSYADTPVLNTYVNVPTFSWTDWKTNLSLTNYMVQDSTLSRIGGPYYDQLDALAPSAYYYYDYPNPFAQDYLAYLLFQVEVNRAWSTKPVVPWVWMRYHDSSNTPFQFIQPFMAEATAIFPFFSGAAGLWLWENPTFASTRTDTYAAYEHFVHGLYRLSRFADMFQGTYELVIETPARDLMDKQLPVWRGVVKGNQILIAAQNPYAADGAKTSLTVNYKSWRQTIELTGREVYLCRFDLGAITGVEPTLPSFSVSPNPAQADLTVSFERLPTASTELTLVNTNGQTIVKQAVNSVKEVLKVANLPSGLYFLRIQNTSTSQTKKIVIHGH; from the coding sequence ATGCGGCTTCCATTTGGTTTTTTTCTGATCGTATTCTGGCTAACAGCACAAGCCCGGCTAATGGCCCAGCAACTGTGTGCCGATCGGCTGACGTTTACCCCCGTAAGCCAGTCAAATCTGATCGAATGGAGTAAATTTCCAGACTTCAGTCTCCCGTTTCCGATTATTTACGGTGGCCCCCGATTTGCCGATACTCAGGCCAGTCCTTTGCGGCACGGATTTAGTCATCTGGTCGATGTGAAGGATTCGGAATATGGCTCATTGGTGAAGCCTCCCCAACGGGCTACGGTTTATTATGGTGTGGCAACGGGACTGAACCAACCCTGGGAAACGATTGAAAGCCCCTGGGGGAATGATCTGACGGCCTACCGGGCCAAGTGGGATGCCTATCTGTCGGGGTTGTCGGGTGGGCGGAAAAACGCGGCCGGTTTGTACATCCTTCCGGTTAGCCGGTTAGCATTGGACATTGAGCGATTTCAGGAAACCGACGCCCGGATACTACGGCTTAAAACCGATACCCGCGTTCCTGCTACATACCGTACCCTTTCGGATGCTGATTTTATTGCAGCGTATAAAAAGGCAATGCGAAACCTGTATGCCGAGAGTGCTCGGTATGTTCGCCAGCATGCCGACCTGACGGGTATCAGTGTAACCAGTTATGCCGATACGCCCGTTCTGAACACCTATGTGAATGTGCCCACGTTTAGTTGGACGGACTGGAAAACGAATCTGAGTCTGACCAACTACATGGTACAGGATTCAACGCTTAGCCGCATTGGCGGGCCGTATTATGACCAACTGGACGCTCTTGCCCCTTCAGCCTATTATTATTACGATTACCCCAATCCGTTTGCGCAGGATTATTTGGCGTATCTACTGTTTCAGGTAGAAGTAAACCGGGCCTGGAGCACGAAACCCGTAGTACCCTGGGTATGGATGCGGTATCATGATAGCTCCAATACGCCCTTTCAGTTTATCCAGCCTTTTATGGCCGAAGCGACTGCCATCTTCCCGTTCTTTTCCGGGGCGGCTGGTTTATGGCTTTGGGAAAATCCAACTTTTGCATCGACCCGTACCGATACCTACGCGGCCTATGAGCATTTTGTTCATGGACTTTACCGGCTGTCGCGTTTTGCCGACATGTTTCAGGGCACGTATGAATTGGTGATCGAGACACCCGCCCGCGATCTGATGGATAAACAACTGCCCGTTTGGCGGGGAGTCGTTAAAGGGAATCAAATCCTGATAGCGGCTCAGAATCCATACGCTGCCGATGGGGCTAAAACGAGTCTGACGGTTAACTACAAATCCTGGCGCCAAACCATTGAATTGACCGGACGTGAGGTGTATTTGTGTCGTTTCGATCTGGGGGCAATCACGGGCGTCGAACCTACGTTGCCTTCTTTTTCAGTATCGCCAAATCCGGCACAGGCCGATCTGACCGTCTCGTTTGAGCGCTTGCCTACTGCGTCAACAGAACTGACGCTGGTAAACACTAACGGCCAAACCATCGTTAAACAGGCGGTTAACAGTGTTAAGGAAGTGCTCAAGGTAGCCAATTTGCCTAGTGGATTGTATTTCCTTCGGATTCAGAACACCAGTACAAGTCAGACGAAAAAAATTGTCATTCATGGACATTAA
- a CDS encoding Rpn family recombination-promoting nuclease/putative transposase, which yields MPIDNIHDKFFKESFSRKDITAALLEQVLPSELVERLDLAALELANGSYVDEVLQEHFADLLFDCPYQGQGQTTVQIALLLEHKSYREKYPHWQLLRYLLNGWEGDRKQKRPPKIRIPIVIYHGTARWQYQPMIDYFAEVQPPLPQYIPEFQYHLVDLSVLSDSQIASFKSRFLETVLLLLKHRQNERFLLASGDRLFYWLTEYVDTRDGENFLRTTLVYLASVTDISKHTLIEQLFLNTPIATKAMTVLDYWIETGIEKGMKQGLQKGLEQGLQQGLQKGLEQGLEQGRAEAVADVIRNAYQASNGRVDVDFLAMLIGYTPAQVIEIVESIRREQA from the coding sequence ATGCCAATTGATAATATCCACGATAAATTTTTTAAGGAAAGTTTTTCCCGCAAAGACATTACAGCCGCCTTACTAGAGCAGGTCTTGCCTTCGGAACTGGTTGAACGGCTGGACCTGGCTGCTCTTGAATTGGCTAACGGGTCGTATGTGGACGAGGTTTTACAGGAGCATTTTGCTGATTTATTGTTTGACTGTCCATATCAGGGGCAGGGGCAGACAACGGTTCAAATTGCGCTGCTTCTGGAGCATAAGAGCTACCGCGAAAAATACCCGCATTGGCAGTTATTGCGCTACCTGCTGAACGGTTGGGAAGGTGACCGGAAGCAAAAGCGGCCGCCTAAGATACGAATACCGATTGTAATCTATCACGGAACTGCTCGCTGGCAATACCAACCAATGATTGATTACTTTGCTGAAGTTCAACCGCCCCTGCCGCAATATATTCCAGAGTTCCAGTACCATTTGGTAGACTTGTCCGTGTTGTCCGATAGCCAGATTGCTAGTTTTAAAAGTCGCTTTTTGGAAACTGTGCTTTTATTGTTGAAGCATCGTCAAAACGAGCGATTTTTACTAGCCAGTGGAGACCGGCTATTTTACTGGCTGACAGAGTATGTCGACACGCGGGACGGCGAGAATTTTTTGCGGACAACACTCGTTTATCTGGCAAGTGTTACAGATATTAGCAAGCATACACTGATTGAACAATTATTTCTCAATACCCCTATAGCAACCAAGGCAATGACTGTACTGGATTATTGGATCGAAACGGGGATCGAAAAAGGCATGAAACAGGGCCTGCAAAAAGGTTTAGAACAAGGTCTACAGCAAGGTCTGCAGAAAGGTTTGGAACAGGGCTTAGAACAGGGACGAGCAGAAGCCGTTGCCGATGTGATTCGGAATGCTTACCAGGCGTCGAACGGAAGGGTAGACGTTGATTTTTTAGCCATGCTAATCGGTTATACACCTGCGCAAGTGATCGAAATTGTTGAGTCGATCAGGCGAGAACAAGCCTAA
- a CDS encoding DUF4822 domain-containing protein produces the protein MKHTTRFLLVFTVLLGAVAGCKKDDGTTPVVTTASQTDLLIANNWRTVRVTDTNSQEINKSRLNLATQILYDLNMQFRNNGTVRALDPKQSNLVINNGTWKLATDNKSIDVVVTGFSGNFPIVQLTKNKLILRQRAPVDGKDADINLEFDPSI, from the coding sequence ATGAAGCATACAACCCGATTTCTCCTCGTGTTTACAGTTCTTTTAGGCGCTGTAGCAGGTTGCAAAAAAGACGATGGTACCACGCCCGTTGTCACAACAGCTTCACAAACCGATCTGTTGATTGCCAACAACTGGCGAACAGTACGGGTAACCGACACAAATAGTCAGGAAATCAACAAAAGTCGTCTGAATCTGGCGACTCAAATATTGTATGACCTGAACATGCAATTTCGGAACAACGGTACCGTACGGGCCCTCGATCCCAAGCAATCGAATCTGGTCATCAACAACGGCACCTGGAAACTGGCCACCGATAACAAGTCGATCGATGTAGTAGTAACGGGTTTTAGTGGAAACTTCCCCATCGTCCAGCTTACAAAAAATAAACTCATCCTTCGCCAGCGGGCTCCCGTCGATGGGAAAGACGCCGACATCAACCTGGAGTTTGACCCTTCCATTTAA